One window from the genome of Commensalibacter oyaizuii encodes:
- the hslO gene encoding Hsp33 family molecular chaperone HslO, with protein MTKLQHDHDRPNVPNVVIPKGITPFFFTSARGRLIRLDNLTDALLQRHNYPYAISKLGGEALVLVAGLASALKFEGSFSLQIKGEGAVSLLVVDCTDKGELRFYARFDEEKLAALSKEATALQLFEKGLFVLTVDQKNDKDTYQGMVELTGNTLSEMAVEYFKTSEQLPCWIRLSCEQTEDGWQAAGLILEKIANDPSIVIKSNDEIESAEEDWNTLTILAETLTSTELLDIQLPHEQLLYRLFNSTSVSIGSPKPLSYGCRCSRSRLKNILKTFSQDDLHSMSENGNITMTCEFCRYDFIFPRTEIIQ; from the coding sequence ATGACCAAACTTCAACATGACCACGACCGTCCTAACGTTCCCAATGTCGTCATTCCCAAGGGTATTACGCCATTCTTTTTTACATCAGCGAGAGGGCGTTTAATTCGACTGGATAATTTAACCGATGCGTTGTTACAACGTCATAATTATCCCTATGCCATTTCCAAACTAGGAGGAGAGGCTTTGGTTTTGGTTGCAGGGTTAGCCTCTGCATTAAAATTTGAAGGTTCTTTTTCCCTACAAATTAAAGGCGAAGGTGCTGTGTCGTTATTGGTCGTTGATTGTACCGATAAAGGTGAATTACGATTTTATGCTAGATTTGACGAAGAGAAACTAGCAGCCCTTTCCAAAGAGGCAACAGCTTTGCAATTATTTGAAAAGGGTTTATTTGTCTTAACCGTCGATCAAAAAAATGACAAAGATACTTATCAAGGGATGGTCGAACTGACGGGTAATACATTGTCAGAAATGGCAGTTGAATATTTTAAAACCAGTGAGCAACTGCCATGTTGGATACGGCTAAGCTGTGAACAAACTGAAGATGGGTGGCAGGCAGCAGGGCTGATTTTAGAAAAAATTGCAAATGATCCGTCTATCGTCATCAAATCCAATGACGAAATCGAAAGCGCAGAAGAAGATTGGAATACGCTTACAATTTTAGCTGAAACATTAACGTCTACGGAACTGTTAGATATACAATTACCTCATGAGCAATTACTCTATCGTTTGTTTAATAGTACGTCTGTCAGTATTGGCTCTCCCAAACCATTATCTTATGGGTGTCGTTGTTCGCGTTCTCGGCTTAAGAATATTCTAAAAACATTTAGCCAAGATGATTTGCATAGTATGAGTGAAAATGGCAACATCACAATGACTTGTGAATTTTGCCGTTATGATTTTATCTTTCCTAGAACAGAAATTATACAATAA
- a CDS encoding LutC/YkgG family protein: MSSRDFILNKIRQACVSEPTSPPTVPFFHTSSDRIVEKFQKSLEMMGGDILPKGEKDPYEFVKTKLASAKIICPVVPEIVGNCPLTEYTTPASLQNVDYGVIRASFGVAETGSICLTDQNLLINTLGYLPQHLIILLDPTQIVENLHDAYARPEWKQVHYAALHSGPSATADIEGVLIRGAQGVRSLSVFFD, encoded by the coding sequence ATGAGTAGCCGTGATTTTATTTTAAATAAAATTAGACAGGCTTGCGTGTCAGAGCCGACATCCCCTCCAACGGTTCCTTTTTTTCATACGTCCTCCGATCGTATAGTTGAAAAATTTCAAAAATCTTTAGAGATGATGGGAGGGGATATTTTACCAAAAGGGGAGAAAGATCCCTATGAGTTTGTAAAAACAAAACTGGCATCAGCTAAAATTATTTGCCCTGTTGTTCCCGAAATTGTCGGGAATTGCCCATTGACAGAATATACAACACCTGCCAGCTTGCAAAATGTTGATTATGGAGTGATCCGAGCTAGTTTTGGGGTCGCAGAGACAGGGTCTATTTGTTTAACAGACCAGAATTTATTGATTAATACGTTGGGATATCTGCCTCAACATTTAATTATTTTGCTTGATCCAACACAAATTGTTGAAAATTTGCATGACGCTTATGCACGACCAGAATGGAAGCAAGTTCATTATGCCGCGTTACATAGTGGGCCATCGGCAACAGCGGATATAGAAGGGGTTTTAATTCGTGGTGCCCAAGGGGTGCGATCTTTGTCAGTTTTCTTTGATTAA
- a CDS encoding regulatory protein RecX has translation MNYTKFPDLREYALTYLGRYNNTEAGLKRILNSKLRRWGMKVKEEGMDEEEIQTLLHQGKKQIPDIVVDMKRIGAINDQVFAEYKTQSLIRSGRSSRMVKMKLHEKGIDPSIIQTVVTQYQEKDSEILAALIYMKKRRMGPFRRSDRDVSSDIIRKEQQSLVRGGFSFAMIERLLLMDRCEAEEMVDTLRSL, from the coding sequence ATGAATTATACGAAATTTCCAGATTTAAGAGAATATGCACTAACCTATTTGGGACGTTATAATAATACCGAAGCAGGGTTGAAACGGATTTTAAATTCGAAGTTGCGTCGGTGGGGAATGAAAGTAAAAGAGGAGGGAATGGATGAGGAGGAAATTCAAACCTTACTTCATCAAGGAAAAAAACAGATTCCAGATATTGTTGTAGATATGAAACGAATTGGTGCAATCAACGATCAGGTATTTGCAGAGTATAAAACACAATCGTTAATTCGTTCTGGGCGTTCATCAAGAATGGTGAAAATGAAACTACATGAAAAAGGTATAGATCCATCTATTATCCAAACGGTTGTTACCCAATATCAAGAAAAAGATTCAGAAATATTAGCAGCCTTAATTTATATGAAAAAACGCAGAATGGGTCCATTTCGGCGTTCAGATAGGGATGTCAGTTCTGATATAATACGAAAAGAGCAACAATCTTTGGTAAGAGGTGGTTTTTCATTTGCAATGATCGAACGTTTATTGTTAATGGATCGTTGCGAAGCAGAAGAAATGGTAGACACATTAAGATCTTTGTAA
- a CDS encoding lactate utilization protein B, giving the protein MINLQDEAQPKGAKIRGNKPVDQLEAANRFIAASAHQKMHDQRLWDLRKKRDAQMHLIPEWEELRDLASEIKNHTLDFLADYLEEFERNATANGVHVHWAKDAQESNQIISDILKQHDAKTLVKSKSMLGEECCLRQHLEQDGVKVIETDLGERIQQLDHEDPSHVVVPAVHKTRTDVSKVFEKTLNAQKGNNDVHYLAEVQRETTRPYILNADAGMTGGNFLVAETGAVVVCTNEGNADLSANTPPLHIVTVGIEKIIPKMEHLAVFIRLLSRSALGSPITQYTSYFRGPRKDGEMHVVLVDNGRSTRLANKTFKPGLKCIRCGACMNTCPVFRRSGGLSYGSVYAGPIGLILSPGYNTHKYRNLPFASTLNGSCTNVCPVKINLHEQIFAWRETLAKDNELSLSKRVIMKTLGQLFASPRMYRTAIQTGDRALKYLPHFMVYNRLNSWGRQRDIPSTPKETFHSWYAKNYQKKEKRDE; this is encoded by the coding sequence ATGATCAACCTTCAGGATGAAGCACAACCAAAAGGTGCCAAGATCAGAGGGAATAAACCCGTCGATCAATTAGAGGCAGCCAATCGTTTTATTGCGGCCTCTGCGCATCAAAAGATGCATGATCAGCGTTTATGGGATTTACGTAAAAAACGTGATGCTCAGATGCATTTAATTCCTGAATGGGAGGAATTACGTGATTTAGCCTCAGAGATTAAAAATCATACTTTGGATTTTCTAGCAGATTATTTAGAAGAATTTGAACGAAATGCGACAGCGAATGGGGTTCATGTGCATTGGGCCAAGGATGCGCAAGAGAGCAATCAGATCATTTCGGATATTTTAAAGCAACATGATGCAAAAACTCTTGTGAAAAGCAAGTCTATGTTGGGAGAAGAATGTTGCTTGCGCCAACATCTGGAACAAGATGGGGTAAAAGTAATCGAAACGGATTTGGGGGAACGTATTCAGCAATTGGATCATGAGGACCCTAGTCACGTGGTTGTACCTGCGGTTCATAAAACCAGAACTGATGTTTCTAAGGTTTTTGAAAAGACATTAAATGCGCAAAAAGGTAATAACGATGTTCATTATTTGGCTGAAGTACAACGTGAAACAACCCGTCCTTATATTCTAAATGCAGATGCTGGGATGACAGGGGGGAATTTTTTAGTTGCTGAAACAGGGGCTGTTGTTGTTTGCACTAACGAGGGGAATGCTGATCTATCGGCTAACACCCCTCCTTTACATATTGTAACGGTGGGTATTGAAAAAATAATTCCTAAAATGGAACATTTGGCGGTTTTTATTCGTTTGTTGTCACGCAGTGCTTTGGGGTCACCGATTACACAATATACTTCTTATTTCCGTGGCCCTCGAAAGGATGGGGAAATGCACGTTGTATTGGTGGATAATGGACGATCAACGCGCTTGGCAAATAAAACGTTTAAACCTGGATTAAAGTGTATCCGTTGTGGGGCATGTATGAATACATGTCCTGTGTTTCGTCGTAGCGGTGGGTTGAGTTACGGCAGTGTTTATGCTGGCCCTATCGGATTGATTTTAAGTCCAGGTTACAATACGCATAAATATCGTAATCTTCCCTTTGCCTCTACATTAAACGGCAGTTGTACCAACGTATGTCCTGTTAAAATTAATTTACATGAACAAATTTTTGCATGGCGTGAAACTTTGGCCAAGGATAATGAGTTATCATTATCAAAACGCGTTATTATGAAAACATTAGGGCAATTATTTGCCAGCCCTAGAATGTACCGCACTGCCATTCAAACTGGTGATCGGGCATTGAAGTATTTACCCCATTTTATGGTATATAATCGATTAAATAGTTGGGGTCGGCAAAGGGATATTCCTTCTACTCCCAAAGAAACGTTTCACAGTTGGTATGCCAAGAATTATCAAAAAAAGGAAAAAAGAGATGAGTAG
- the argF gene encoding ornithine carbamoyltransferase, translated as MSATPTKQNAQPKSCKNFLDLSGVSKQDLHDIITLGKQMKALQEERKYPLHPAEPLKGKTIALIFSKPSTRTRVSFEVGIRQLGGNPIVLSTDTMQIGRGETIADTARVLSRFVDCMVLRTGCTNDLLELAELSSVPVINGLTPASHPAQVMADIMTFEEHKGPIKGRTVAWLGDGNNVANSFIEAAAQFEFTLNLATPTNFQPSKQVLAWAQQQGAKIHLISSPHEAVKNADAVVTDTWVSMSDNEDEKLARLKALQPYQVNKELMSCAAKDAIFLHCLPAHIGEEVTEEVFESKQSVVFDEAENRLHAHKAILIWALMGDDWQKYGSR; from the coding sequence ATGAGTGCAACACCAACAAAGCAAAACGCACAACCTAAATCATGTAAAAATTTCCTTGACCTAAGCGGTGTCAGCAAACAGGATTTGCACGACATTATTACTTTAGGCAAGCAAATGAAGGCACTGCAGGAAGAACGAAAATATCCTCTGCACCCTGCAGAACCCTTAAAAGGGAAAACAATAGCTCTTATCTTTTCTAAACCTTCGACACGTACCCGTGTGTCTTTTGAGGTAGGTATTCGCCAATTAGGGGGAAACCCTATTGTTTTATCGACAGACACAATGCAAATTGGACGTGGGGAAACCATCGCTGATACCGCACGGGTATTATCACGTTTTGTCGATTGTATGGTTTTACGTACAGGGTGCACCAATGATCTGTTGGAGCTAGCTGAACTTAGCTCGGTTCCAGTTATTAATGGTCTTACCCCTGCCTCTCATCCTGCACAGGTTATGGCAGATATCATGACATTTGAAGAGCATAAAGGCCCTATTAAAGGACGTACAGTGGCATGGTTAGGGGATGGTAATAATGTTGCTAATTCTTTTATCGAAGCCGCAGCTCAATTTGAATTTACCCTAAATCTTGCCACCCCTACCAACTTTCAACCTTCAAAACAAGTTCTAGCGTGGGCGCAGCAACAAGGTGCTAAGATTCATCTAATCTCTTCTCCACACGAAGCTGTAAAAAATGCAGATGCTGTAGTTACCGATACTTGGGTCAGCATGTCAGATAACGAAGATGAGAAACTGGCACGCCTAAAAGCATTGCAACCTTACCAAGTCAATAAAGAATTGATGAGTTGTGCAGCCAAAGATGCAATTTTCCTTCACTGTTTACCAGCCCACATCGGTGAAGAAGTTACAGAAGAAGTATTTGAAAGCAAACAATCCGTCGTCTTTGATGAAGCTGAAAACCGTCTTCATGCGCACAAAGCCATTCTAATATGGGCATTGATGGGGGACGACTGGCAGAAATATGGTTCACGATAA
- a CDS encoding protein-disulfide reductase DsbD family protein, whose protein sequence is MRYWIRFCLAMMGIILLINNNVLAKESNPVISKHGTANIISGEDHYDGRKKLQLGLRIRLIPGWHTYWKNPGDAGEPASVIAQVNEIGKKIEGKIDWPAPEPLSENGLMSYVYKGDVVLPFTLDLNDIEQNKPLHLNIKANWLVCADVCIPEKGEFTLDLPVGQASPTKEASLLQQALAKRPQVSPWDVKISPKGILWAKHTSIDPKDIAKAWFMPEKSGIIDQVSPQQLAVEKGLLTLHIPYLSKENVKEPLRGVLAVQDNQKHIQHLAITAPVQDLSNKEISTGLFFLLGSAFLGGVLLNLMPCVFPVIAMKLLSLSHIRQEQAGVRYKSTLAYTLGILSCFAMMAVAFVGLRWMGSQMGWGFQFQSVAFVMILCWLLFVLALNFLGVFHIQFSMGNGTASAAASSMTYSSDFVTGLLAVLVATPCTAPFMGVAVAGALNASLWVSLLIFIVMGLGLALPYAVFACIPILTRILPRPGLWMDILKQFLAFPLLLSCLWLAWVVYQHQQPLTLLLLLSGFIGLGFVAWLFGLNQTMKMQGIYRPFRILSMVINIGIIAALGISVVVLVKTDDGNLQAQSLKEGAIPFSEQKLQALRKAHQPVFVNMTASWCLTCMVNDKVALSSSRVQAAFKQNHIQYMVGDWTRYDKAIGDFLKAHGREGVPFYIYYPAEGKPKILPQILTPQIVLEYLNASPKK, encoded by the coding sequence GTGCGGTATTGGATCAGATTTTGTTTAGCAATGATGGGAATAATCCTCTTAATAAACAATAATGTGTTAGCCAAAGAGAGCAATCCCGTTATCAGTAAACACGGTACGGCCAATATTATATCTGGTGAAGATCATTATGATGGTCGCAAAAAATTACAGTTGGGATTACGAATACGTTTAATCCCAGGGTGGCATACCTATTGGAAAAATCCAGGTGATGCGGGTGAACCTGCTTCAGTAATTGCCCAAGTTAATGAAATTGGTAAAAAGATAGAGGGTAAAATTGATTGGCCTGCCCCTGAACCTTTGTCTGAAAATGGACTGATGTCATATGTGTATAAAGGGGACGTGGTTTTACCCTTTACCTTGGATTTAAATGATATTGAACAAAACAAACCTTTGCATTTAAATATTAAGGCCAATTGGTTAGTTTGTGCCGATGTTTGTATTCCTGAGAAAGGAGAGTTCACGTTAGATTTGCCAGTCGGTCAGGCAAGTCCAACCAAAGAAGCATCCCTATTGCAACAGGCTTTGGCAAAACGCCCACAAGTTAGCCCATGGGACGTGAAAATTAGTCCCAAAGGGATATTATGGGCAAAACATACCTCTATCGATCCAAAAGATATCGCCAAAGCTTGGTTCATGCCAGAGAAATCAGGCATTATTGATCAGGTATCGCCACAACAACTTGCTGTTGAGAAGGGTTTACTCACCTTACATATACCCTATTTATCCAAGGAAAATGTTAAAGAGCCGTTACGTGGCGTACTGGCAGTTCAAGATAATCAAAAACACATTCAGCATTTAGCCATTACAGCCCCCGTACAAGATTTATCTAACAAAGAAATTTCAACAGGATTATTCTTTTTGCTAGGCAGCGCTTTTTTAGGCGGGGTTTTGTTAAACTTAATGCCTTGTGTTTTTCCTGTCATTGCAATGAAGCTTTTATCACTTAGTCATATAAGACAAGAACAGGCTGGGGTACGGTATAAGAGTACCTTGGCATATACTTTGGGAATCCTCAGCTGTTTTGCGATGATGGCAGTTGCTTTTGTTGGATTGCGATGGATGGGTTCACAAATGGGATGGGGATTTCAATTTCAATCCGTTGCCTTTGTAATGATATTGTGCTGGTTACTTTTTGTTTTAGCATTAAATTTCTTGGGTGTTTTTCATATCCAATTTTCTATGGGTAATGGAACAGCATCCGCTGCTGCGTCGTCTATGACGTATTCTTCTGATTTCGTTACTGGATTGCTGGCGGTTTTAGTGGCAACCCCTTGTACAGCACCCTTTATGGGGGTGGCAGTTGCAGGGGCATTAAATGCCTCGTTATGGGTCAGTCTTTTGATTTTCATCGTGATGGGATTAGGTCTTGCTTTGCCTTATGCGGTGTTTGCCTGTATTCCTATCTTGACCCGTATTTTGCCGCGTCCTGGTTTATGGATGGATATCTTAAAACAGTTCTTGGCATTTCCGTTATTGTTAAGCTGTTTATGGTTGGCATGGGTAGTGTACCAACATCAACAACCTTTGACCTTGTTATTACTCTTATCTGGATTTATTGGATTGGGCTTTGTTGCCTGGTTATTTGGATTAAACCAAACCATGAAAATGCAGGGAATCTATCGACCTTTCCGTATTCTATCGATGGTAATAAATATCGGTATTATTGCTGCATTGGGGATTAGTGTTGTTGTCTTAGTCAAAACAGACGATGGGAATCTACAAGCCCAATCTTTAAAAGAGGGTGCAATTCCTTTTTCAGAACAAAAATTGCAAGCACTGCGCAAAGCACATCAACCCGTTTTTGTTAATATGACCGCCTCGTGGTGTTTAACCTGTATGGTCAATGACAAGGTGGCTTTGTCTTCATCGCGTGTGCAAGCTGCGTTTAAACAAAATCATATTCAGTATATGGTTGGCGATTGGACCCGATACGATAAAGCAATCGGTGATTTTTTAAAAGCACATGGCAGAGAAGGGGTTCCATTTTATATTTATTATCCAGCCGAGGGAAAGCCTAAAATATTGCCACAAATATTAACCCCTCAGATTGTTTTAGAGTATTTAAATGCATCACCAAAAAAGTGA
- a CDS encoding (Fe-S)-binding protein: MEVGLFIPCYMDALEPEVGISTLKLLERLGVDVTYPFDQTCCGQPMTNTGCHKEAAATEALFVKNFSRFDYIVMPSGSCTNQVRHHFDAIDQTDDVQHVRKNTYDLVEFLHDILKVETFPWARFPHKVAIHYNCNALRGLRHASMSERRESFFSKPKNLLEKVKGIEFVELERPDECCGFGGTFSVFEEGVSAKMGQDKVMDQQRSGAEYIISADSSCLMHQKGCAQRMGVNLQYAHIAQILNGDLS; this comes from the coding sequence ATGGAAGTCGGGTTATTTATTCCCTGCTATATGGATGCGCTGGAACCAGAAGTTGGCATATCAACGCTAAAGTTATTAGAGCGTTTAGGTGTTGATGTGACGTACCCGTTTGATCAAACCTGTTGTGGACAGCCTATGACGAATACAGGATGTCATAAAGAGGCCGCGGCAACAGAAGCTTTGTTTGTTAAAAATTTTTCTCGTTTTGATTATATTGTTATGCCGTCAGGCAGTTGTACCAATCAGGTGCGTCACCATTTCGATGCCATAGACCAAACTGATGATGTACAGCATGTGCGAAAAAACACATATGATTTGGTTGAATTTTTACATGATATTTTAAAAGTTGAAACATTTCCATGGGCGCGTTTCCCCCATAAAGTGGCTATTCATTATAATTGTAATGCATTACGTGGTTTGCGCCATGCCAGCATGTCTGAACGTCGGGAATCTTTTTTTTCCAAACCAAAAAATTTGTTGGAAAAAGTTAAGGGTATTGAATTTGTAGAACTTGAACGCCCCGACGAATGCTGTGGTTTTGGGGGCACTTTTTCCGTGTTTGAGGAGGGGGTCTCTGCCAAAATGGGACAGGATAAAGTTATGGATCAGCAGCGCAGTGGGGCCGAATATATTATTTCTGCCGATAGCTCGTGCCTAATGCATCAAAAGGGTTGTGCACAACGTATGGGGGTAAATTTGCAGTATGCTCATATTGCTCAAATTTTAAACGGGGATTTATCATGA
- a CDS encoding aspartate aminotransferase family protein — MISVLMPTYNRANLAFQQGKGVWLYTEDGRRFLDFGAGVATSSVGHNHPHLASTIAEQAKLVLHVSNLYRIPQAEKLAQRFVDISCADSAFFCNSGAEANEGLMKAIRRAQFKNGHPERVDIICFEHAFHGRTLATLTATGNPKYMEGFGPKVPGIKHIPVGDFEKLHQAVDEHTAGFLIEPIQGESGITTVPNNFLRELRKICDEKNLYLGFDEVQCGMGRTGKMFAYQWTDVEPDIFSLAKGIAGGVPMGAFLAKASIAQHLTAGTHGSTFGGNPLACAAANAVLDILLEPGFLEHITTVGQYLAKELQQLIDQYPDIFEEVRGKGLMLGIKGKLPPIEIQNAALHHNLLTVAAGNNVLRVIPPLVINQEECKEGVKRLAAAAADLQKNMDKAL; from the coding sequence ATGATTTCCGTTCTTATGCCTACCTATAATCGTGCAAATCTTGCTTTCCAGCAAGGAAAAGGTGTTTGGCTTTATACGGAGGATGGACGACGATTTTTAGATTTTGGTGCTGGGGTTGCAACATCTTCTGTTGGACATAATCACCCCCACCTAGCCAGCACCATTGCAGAACAGGCAAAACTCGTCTTGCATGTTTCAAACCTGTATCGCATTCCACAAGCTGAAAAATTGGCACAACGATTTGTCGATATTAGCTGTGCCGACAGTGCTTTTTTTTGCAACTCTGGCGCAGAAGCAAACGAAGGGTTAATGAAAGCCATTCGTCGGGCCCAATTTAAAAACGGTCACCCAGAAAGAGTGGATATTATTTGTTTTGAACATGCTTTTCATGGCAGAACACTGGCAACCTTAACCGCAACAGGCAATCCAAAATATATGGAAGGCTTTGGTCCAAAAGTACCAGGCATTAAACATATTCCTGTTGGCGATTTCGAGAAACTGCATCAAGCAGTGGACGAACATACCGCTGGGTTTCTAATTGAACCTATTCAAGGTGAAAGTGGGATTACAACAGTTCCAAATAATTTTTTGCGTGAGCTCAGAAAAATTTGCGACGAAAAAAATCTTTACCTCGGATTTGATGAGGTTCAGTGCGGTATGGGACGTACTGGCAAGATGTTTGCCTATCAATGGACAGATGTCGAACCTGATATTTTCTCCTTAGCCAAGGGGATCGCAGGTGGTGTACCAATGGGGGCATTTTTAGCCAAAGCTTCGATTGCCCAACATTTGACTGCGGGTACACATGGTTCCACTTTTGGCGGAAATCCTTTGGCCTGCGCTGCGGCGAATGCTGTATTGGATATTTTATTAGAACCCGGATTTTTAGAACATATTACAACAGTGGGACAGTATCTTGCCAAAGAACTACAACAATTAATCGACCAGTATCCCGATATTTTTGAAGAGGTCAGAGGAAAAGGATTAATGTTAGGTATCAAAGGCAAACTTCCCCCCATTGAAATTCAAAATGCAGCACTACACCACAATTTATTAACTGTTGCAGCGGGCAACAACGTCTTGCGGGTTATCCCCCCCTTGGTCATTAATCAAGAAGAATGTAAAGAAGGGGTAAAGCGTCTGGCTGCAGCCGCTGCAGACTTACAAAAAAATATGGATAAAGCTCTATGA